ccgattgGGATCCAATCGAAAGTAAAAATCACATTTgaagcctctcgggtgggtcggacagcccacctatctgacccaccagtcagacccatcggtctggatagacgggtaggtcggcccgccggttggcttgtcggtctggcccgtcgattgggcttgagggccctgctaagaccggcgggcagggtgacCCACCGGTCGGCCTGTCGGTTTGGCCctccggttgggcccgaaggccttgccctctcaggtgggtgcccataggcgggccaagtggcccaccggtcttggcggaaaactgctgtttctttccaaacttcccccaacctttggggattcaaatggggcttttccgaacccattcttcactcattcaaggtctcataagatgattctaactagatctaggttagatttaaggaatgggaaaccatcttaccttctttgctcaagaacaccttcaaaaccccaaaatcacttcaaatccacaatgcttctccaaccttgtaaatacttcttcaaatccttcaagatcaatacataaatcatctattaaatcttagattcatcatttcaagagggatttataagatctcaataaaccctacccaaatcaagggttttacttgggtatggtgaaggtttaaggaacctagcctttgctcacctctaaacgcagatctaatgttggagatcactcttccggcgtcggaatgggaagatcaagcctcgatgccgctgaaatccatctctccttcctcttccttctcctcttcttctttcctttcttttctctctcctctttactcttctcaccaacgtacgagtgtcataaatgagaaaagaaaaagggaaataaatgttatatatacttcttaaataactaagtaattcacatgggtgggtcactcaggtgggtggatgcgcccacctgtccgcccatctgagggccaaaacttgagattttaacagaattcggccctcggcacgaatctcactcttggcatacgatgtaatatacatatgtgccttaatatacggctacatacctgttttatccgtacatggccttatgataggtgcatgttcacggcttgggtacacccgtctcttctggcactggctcggacttgtcgggccagttggtgtttaaggtcacccttgccatgtaaggaactcgctctaactctctccggttcgggtcctgcatggttaaaccgggtcaaccgtgtaatcagacttggtttaagaagtagggtattacacgtATTCCGAGGTCCTCTCAACCATCTGATGTTCAATGCATTtactgcagaggatgtttttgcCCTATATACTGCCTAGGATgttaataaagaaattattgGTGACCTCTCCAGTTTTAAGGATGCCATTTTTACactggaatatatatatatatatatatatacacttggGTGTGTAATTTGCTGTTGTCTAGGATACCTTCTATTATTCAACCTATTGATGTgattgcttctttttcttttagaatGGGGGAGGATTTCCTTCGGTTTGATAGATTACCCTTTATGGTTAATTGATGTAGTCTGAGTTGTTGTTGATGTGATTTTATTagtattgttttattttttcttttcattaaaaGGAAAGCGGGCGGGGTTTTTTCTGGGGGGTAACGTAGCTTCTACGGTTTTTCCTAATTTGTCTCTCCTTCTCATGTGAAAGAATTCATATAAATAAAGAAGTGTGTAGTTTCAACTTCATCAATAAGAGGTGAGAATAAAGTATGACGTCTCAAGTGTCTAATTAGGAGGTCACTTCATCCATTCTTCCTTCtctatgggtgaaggaaaacttttcccTAAACAAATGACAATACAAAGTAATATCTAGGGCTAAATTCAATGATATGAATCGACATACATTTTTGTTAATAGTCATGATCATGATACATATTTATCCATCTAGATATCTATGTTACATATTGATGATGGGATTCTtcagaaatattaaaggataaAAGATTGGattagaaaggagaaaaaaggaatCCCAAATAACAAAAGGATGATGGTCACAACTATTTAATAATGGAAATTGCCTTACCATTGCTAGAACGGGAAGTATGAATAATGAATGAATGTAAATGCAGTCCAGAAACTTCTGTGGTTTCTGTCTTATTTTTTCGTTCTAACATAGTTTCTTTATCTTCAACGCAACATACGTAAGTTGCCTTTTCACATAAAAAATTTAGGGGTaaccattttctctctttgaaaaatggaataaagaatGTATTTATTTTTCCGAGGTAAAACATTTCACGTTCAAAGAATCATTCCACGGTATTTATTTTAACATCCTATCCTACTACTCCACTGATGGCCCCCATATTGGGAACAAAAGGGTTTCAAAACCTAGCCAGCCGAACAgaatcgaatcaaaatcgatATGAGATTATTGAATCATGTTTCATATCGAGGTTAGATGAgatcaaattaaaaaatcatatcaaaacTGACATAACCCAAAAAGAAACTACCAACCTAATGCAtaggaaaaacataattttttcatacttttgaatatatttatataataaatttaaCCTAAACAAATAGTAAATTGATACAAAACCAAACCCGAACCAAAGTCAAATCGAAAATCAATGAATCCTTATTGGTTCATGTTTCGGCTTCACTCGTTCTCACACAAAATCAATAAACTAGAACAGAAATTGATCCATATACTGTTTGACGGATCCAGCTCCTCTCTTGAGCGGTGATCGCTCAgatcttgcccatagctacTTGAGCAATTGCCACGTGTCCAAGCGGTGATCCAACGACTCTCGGCACCTCTTTTTAAGGGCCTCTGTTCTGGTCAGTAGATGCTCAATTGTTGGATCACCGCTTGGACACAGTACATGACGATTGCCCAAATAGCTATGGGTAGACCTGGGTGATCATTGCTCAAGAAAGGTTCTGAATCCCTGTTTGACACTCCTATCTCTAACCCCTAAATTAGGgaaattccttcttttttttttttcttttctttttttttttaacaaaatagcATTTTTATTCTACTGATTGCCTTCTAATTCTTTCCCCTAATACTTGAGTGGCAAAGGAGTAAAAGCACCAAAGCCCCTCTCGCAACTTTACCATCTTCCAGCTCATTACCTATCCTCTAATTAAAGAGTAAAATCTTacctaaaaaaatttattagagTGAAACAAAGAACGCTATCCACTTATGTATCtccttactaaaaaaaaaaatatgtgccTCTATGATTATACACAGACAAACGTAAAAGACCACATTACCCCTAATTGAAATTGTTCTTTTTTCAACCCATTATCTCCATTCTTCTCACTTTCTTGTTGATGCAGAAGACGCTTCAAATAGTAGTGAGATATCTCAAAAGACCATGTAGCAATTTTTGAGTTAGAACCCTCAACTGCATCCATCTTTGCTACAATGAATTCTGATATCAAATATTCAgcccaaagggaaaaaaaaaaaaaaaaaaaaaaaaaaaaaaggaaataattgTAACCATCCAAAAAAAGCATGATATTCCAAAGATCACATATTAATAGTCAAACCATGATATGAAAAAGTTATTACAAACCAAGACACACAAAACTTGTTCATGTAGTTCAAATTATGAAATCTTAAAACGAAACCAATTATAGTTCAAGTAGTTAGGACAAAAGATAAATGGATTCAGTCTATATCTTCTTGTGATTCATATGAAGAATCACAAGAAGATATAGACTGAGAATCATGCATTTCTTCATCTGAATCATCTCCTGCAATCCAATCATTCCACATATGATCAGCCATCTCCTCTTGGAATTGATCCTGATCAAAGttatcttcatcatcaacatcagaACCTTCATCactgtcttctgcttcttcattaGTATCCTCACTTGTAACTGCATTTTCCTGTTCAAgccattcctcttcttcttgaacACTATTTTGGGTAAGGATGTGATTGTGTATCATAACACAAGCTTGTACAATCTTAGCCTGAGTCTTGAAAGGATACTCTGGTTGGGTTTTCaaaatcttgaatcttgacttcaaCAGTCCAAAAGCCCGTTCAATTATGTTACGTAATCTTGAATAACGCAAGTTGAACAATTTTTTCTTGTCGGCAGGTGAAACATTCGAATTTCTCCACTCTTTTAAGTGGTATCGAACATTACGGTAGGGTCTTAAGAACCTCTTCTGGTTTGCAAACCCTGCATCTACAAGATAGAATTTACCTCTAGGAACTAGTAGCTTCGCCTCACCTTCTCTATGAATAGCATCATCTAATATTTGTGAATCAGATGTTGATCCTTCCCAACCAGAAAGTATATATGTGaacttcatatcaaaatcacaaatttctaaaatattttGCGATATATTTCCCTTCCAATCTAGAAATGTTCGATGTTGAGCAATTGGTACCCATGCAGGGATATGCGATCCATCTATGGCTCCAATGCAATCCTTAAAGTAAGGATAAAAGCTCTTATGGTTACCTGATATTCGCTCATGTGTTATAGTACTCGGAGGCTTCAACAATATCGGGTACATTTTAAGAATTGCTCTCAAAACACCGTTGAAATACCGACTGATAGTTTCACCTAAATGCCTAAACATATGTAAGAGGATGCGATTCTTAACATTGTGACCGATTGCGTATAAAAAAATAGCCACTTGTTTCTCCACTTGAATGTTAATTGTATCATACAGAAAACCCTTGGCACTCATCACTTGACATAGGTTAAAGAACGTCTTTCAACTCATTCTTATCATGTTTCCGCATGTCTTGTCAGTATGTCCAATGATTCATTGTGTCTCAATGGAGCCACATCGATGcttattacaataaggttgttTACATGGAGACAATTTCTTATACTGTTCCACTGCTATAACAATTGCAGTAGCCGCAAATATTATTACTTTCTTGCGCCTTTGATAATACTCATCgtattcatcatcactatccattttttttcgTAAATCTACAATTTAGAATTAAACAAGCACTTCAGAAAACCAGTAATGTATTCATATGAtagaagcatgtatgcaaaaccagaaaattgtaaaaaaaaaaaaaaaaaactagttcaATATGATATTAAGGTATTGAAACCAAGAGACAGGCTTATGAGTTGAGGGAGGTTGATTTTAATAAGAAGGAGGAACTAATCCAAGAGAAGGAGGATGACCATGAAGTTCACTCAAGAGCATTAATAGAAAGAGAGTAGGATTTAGCATAGAGGTCGAAATTActtgaggagaaagaaaaaaagtgttaACAAAGCTGAAAAAAGgtagaattggagaagataagtctggagaaagaaagagaagagatcaATAATATGAGGTTAGACCTTCAAAAGTCTATTGATTCACtggaaaacaaaaggaaacaaGTCTAGGAAGCGCAAGAAAAATTAGAGGCCATGAAGAGTGAAAGGGAAGAGTTACTGATCCTAGAGATGAAACTTAAGGAAGAAATTGATTATATCAGGGCTTAGAAAGAACTCCATGGATAGAAACGCTATAAGGTTCTCTAATAATAtaggcttcttttttcctttctcttttctctttctttttttttttttttttttttttNCTCAAGACAAAATTGATCAaggaacctaaaaaaaaaaaaatctctgcaAAACCATTCTTTGAATCTGCCAAATCAAAATGTAACCTAAAATTTTTATTCCATGATATTCACTAAACTAATTTCTATCCACAATAATGCTCTACCAATTACCATATCAAATACTGTTAGATGtatctatttattattttattggggTGCTACATATTGTAACAAAGACAAGGCATTCAAATGCCACAAGTAATGTGTCAACAAAtatctcaaaataaaaataagatagaTGATATGCACAAAATTTGTAGTAACTTGCAATTCACAAACTGATAGTAGACTTGATTAACCGATCCTCATGAAAACTGATAGCAGACCTGACTAACTGATCCTCATGAATGAAGTCCAAAATGCAAGACAAacatagagagggagagagaggaggaggagaatacCAAATCCAAGTTTGTAGAGTCGCCGGCTGGCTGTAGCAAATGTCGTTGGTGGGAGGGCAGGCAAACCAGAGAGCAGATCACTTCAATCACCACTGCTATATATCCATGAACAGATCATATGTGGTCTGAGTTAAAAAACCCTCTAAAAATAATGCTTACAACACAAAAGAGAGAGTCGTAGGTTCTGGTTTTAAGAACCGTCAATGAAAACACAGTAGAGAGTCGTAGACAgagaaagcgagagagagagagagagagagagagagagaggaaacagAAAGTGGTAGGTTCtggttttaaaaacctaaccctacaactccatgaattcaaaataaactccatgaaatcaaaatagagagcttctggttttaaaaacctaaccctCCAACTCCATGAAAGACCTTCTGGTTTTAAAACCTAGccctacaactccatgaaatcgaaatagagaggttttgattttaaaaacctaaacctacaactccatgaaattgagagagagagagagagatcgatggAGGGCTTACCAGTCGCCAACGGCAGACTCTCGGTGAGATTCCTCGCAAGTCACAGGTCGCAGGTCATAGGTCGCAAGTCGCAGGTCACAGGTCGGTACTTGAGAGATCGCAGGGTGAGTATGTTGCCGTTTGAGGGGTCGCGGGTTGAGACGTTGCTTCAGAACGTCTTTCCCATTTTTACTTTTATACTAGGTCGAAAAAACGTTGATCAAATCTGAGTTTAGGTGTTTAGGTGAACTCAGATTTGAAGCACATCTTTTGTAaaatggtcattcatgggaagtaagGTGCTcggatatgagggtcatcctagtggaaccaaacaactcctaaaattaagaattatcattctaaaaaatgtcatcccaaagatttaccgaaccaatcACCCCCTAAAGCGTTTGGTGGAGATGGCCTAATGATGTATTAAGACACTCCTAAGCTTAGCTCTTTGAGTACGGTTGTCTGTATTTACTGATTTCACAAAGAGGTTCTTGCCATTCTATTGGCCTCCAAGGACCCTCAAatttctctcattcttcctcTTATTTTAGTTCCTTTTGTCTCAGTTCTTGCTGGGTTCAAACCAGAAAAATTGATCCATCTTTCCTggcaattcaaattcaaaaccgCCCTCCCCCGTGGCAAGAAAAAGCAAAACCACACTTTCACAAGGCCTTTAGTCGGTGTATCTTCATTTCACAAAGAATGAAAGATTGAAATTTTTATCCTTGCATAGTTAGCTTCTCGAACGATGTTATGCATACTTCAGCTAGTAATTCTTTAAGATTCTTGTTATAATCAATTATCAGGTTGGGAGATAGACTTGATCATCGATTAACCGTGCGCAGAGGGCAGCGGTTCACTGGGTCTGCCGTAGTCTCCGATCGTCGTCGCTCTGCTTTCTGGTCGTTGTTCGTCGCTTGTCACACCGCTTACTGGTTGTTGTTTCTCCGATCGCCGTTGGTCGTTCCCACCTTAGTCAAGGTCCTCTCGGTATTCTTCCAGGTAATGATCGTATGGATTCTTTACTCTTTAATTATCATAGTATGGGTACAATAGGTAATTTACTTCATCAAGGGTAATATGGgtattaaagaaaaatttagaAATCTTAACAGCCAAATATATGACGAAGTCACAATTTTTGTAATATTTGTCAGCTGAAATGGGAGGTTTGTGTAGTATTTGAAAACACAGTGGTGGGGATGTAATAAAAGCAAAAGACGGGAGGGGATGTAAATTGCCCTTGTATTTATTTaactaatttctatttttacagtTGTTTGGTATTATTTCTGATACTTATTTCTAATTATTacaaattgaaataaattaaaaatcacaaataactcttgagctatttgtgatttgtgaatgATCTGTGCGCCACTTTTCAGTGAGCACGTGTTGTAATTGCTTCAAGAGTAAGGGTAAATAGGTAATTCCAacaatttttagatttttcaaaataaaatctctCCCCAAGTGTCTCTCGCTCTGTGTGAACCTTGCAGAATCCttgttctctctcccttcctgtGATCTGCCTTCTTCCCAGCAAGCAAACGAATCTCTTGCGGATGAAGCCATGTTTTTAGgtgcatcctctctctctctctctctcaaaatcaaTCAATAAATCAATTTGTTCATTCTGGTTTCAGGGTTCAAAGAGGTATCATCTCAATAATTTCTCCATTCTGGGAATATGACTGATCTCATATAGTTGAAATTGCTCAATCAAGGAACTGATCTCATAGAATATTGCGTCTGATCTTCAGAAAGAGAACTTCCTTTGCTATTAAACCAAGCACAAGAGGCCGCAATCCAAGAGATTTTGCAATTTTGTGGGCCTCTGGCCTTTCTCAAAGCTAGAAATAACCCAAGCTTTAACAATCAACATGAATTGACGTTGATGGGAAGATGTAATCTGAATCAGCTGCATCTAAACTTCCCTTGCTCTTGCTGATTTCTAATAATTGCAGACACCTCCATGGCTTTGGATATTATTTGAAAAGGAATGCATTGGTTGAAGACACCCCAACATCTCTATAACTCAGAACTGCTTTCTGCTACTTTTAATATCTCCATAACTTGACCTGCTTTCTACTACTTTTTTACTTGACGAGCCAAGCCTTAGCTTCATGATAGTAGAGTTTCAAACTCATTTAAACGTAATAAATCTGGGAAACGATAGGGTCTGTGAGGTTTGAAGTGGCAGTAGAGATGGACTTGCCCTTAGAAAGCTGGTGCACACGATATAGAGTGCATCTCACATGTCTGATAAAATGActaaaagaactagagaaatAAGAAGTTAGAGAATTTATTCCACAATAGGCATACCAAACTTATTTTTCATTATAcaatttattatataaatagtaatcatatcattattatttgtggtccataatttattgttgcaaatgattttttaaaaatagattataaatacaaatataaactaTATCAAAAGAACCTAATGTTGATTCATTATTTTGTTGTGGGGGATCAAAAGGTtgagaaataggaaaaataaaataaaaattttaaaacttcTCTATctcataaataataaaaagaaatgtgCGACTGCTCTTTGATGAGCACACAGTTAATTTGATGAGTAAAAAGATAATTTCATGTTAAAATAAAACACCACCAATACAACTTCAACCACTACTTCACTAACTCCTCCAATGCCAACATCTCCACTACCATCACTCccccactgccaccaccactactgcccatgtcaaaattttgattaatgaatgatatttttaaaatttatataaaCTCAATACATAGAAATTAATATGCGTTTAATAAACACATTTCTAATTCTTTTATAGCCCATGAATAGAAATTACTACACGTTCAAACACGTTTTTTACCCAGATATAtgaccaaaaatagaaaaataaaaagtcattTCTGAATAGAATTTAACCGAGAAAGAGAATGATTATCATGCATGCCCTAAATGGCCATCCTTGCCGGTTATAGGAAGGGAGACGTGTAAAAAGGGAGAGGCTGCTTTGAATTCAAACTTGGATCAGATAATGGCAACTCTATCCCTAAAATTGAAGGATCCAATTTAGCCAAAAATGCAAATTCATTATTGGTAACCAACCTAGTTGGAAGTTAGAACTTAAATCAAGGGAGGGATAGGCAAGGAATTAGGGACCATAACCGCTGCTAGTTGTGGAGGACTGCCATGGAGGTTGCTTACTGGCAAGATTGGTTGTCCGACCACCGATTTAGGTTGCTCAACCCTCCTTCAACCAATAATTTTGTCGAAAACTGATAGAAAGCTAATAGATTTCTCCGAGAGAGAACGCAATAAGGAATTTTAAGAACTATCattatcttttgatttggaagaatcttcatcttcttctgttttGGAAGAACAATTACCCACATGCTAGATTTTAGATTTGGAATTAAGAGAGCTTGCACATTCTCGATTAAGATGACCAAAGCAATGATAGTGAAGACACTATGGGAGGAAACCATTCGAATTTAACCTCTTGCTCGAAGATCACTCtattatcaatgaaaaaggaagaGCCAAAGGCAAAATCAGAGGAGACTTCAA
This genomic stretch from Macadamia integrifolia cultivar HAES 741 unplaced genomic scaffold, SCU_Mint_v3 scaffold717, whole genome shotgun sequence harbors:
- the LOC122069799 gene encoding protein ALP1-like; the encoded protein is MSAKGFLYDTINIQVEKQVAIFLYAIGHNVKNRILLHMFRHLGETISRYFNGVLRAILKMYPILLKPPSTITHERISGNHKSFYPYFKDCIGAIDGSHIPAWVPIAQHRTFLDWKGNISQNILEICDFDMKFTYILSGWEGSTSDSQILDDAIHREGEAKLLVPRGKFYLVDAGFANQKRFLRPYRNVRYHLKEWRNSNVSPADKKKLFNLRYSRLRNIIERAFGLLKSRFKILKTQPEYPFKTQAKIVQACVMIHNHILTQNSVQEEEEWLEQENAVTSEDTNEEAEDSDEGSDVDDEDNFDQDQFQEEMADHMWNDWIAGDDSDEEMHDSQSISSCDSSYESQEDID